In the genome of Kitasatospora cathayae, one region contains:
- a CDS encoding DUF485 domain-containing protein yields MDSPPITTTATEVQLIDDSEEFRTLRRSFRSFAFPVTIGFVLWYLLYVLLSCYAPGLMGAKLLGHVNVALVLGLLQFVTTFAIAGWYARYADRRIDPPATAIREAHCAVVHAPRESAE; encoded by the coding sequence GTGGATTCGCCGCCGATCACCACCACTGCCACGGAAGTCCAACTCATCGACGACAGTGAGGAGTTCCGTACCCTGCGGCGCTCGTTCCGGAGCTTCGCCTTCCCGGTCACCATCGGCTTCGTGCTCTGGTACCTGCTCTACGTCCTGCTCTCCTGCTACGCCCCCGGACTGATGGGCGCCAAGCTCCTCGGGCACGTCAACGTGGCCCTGGTGCTCGGGCTGCTGCAGTTCGTCACCACCTTCGCCATCGCCGGCTGGTACGCCCGGTACGCGGACCGGCGGATCGACCCGCCCGCCACCGCGATCCGCGAGGCCCACTGCGCCGTCGTCCACGCCCCCCGGGAGTCCGCCGAATGA
- a CDS encoding zinc-dependent alcohol dehydrogenase family protein translates to MRATVIHGPSDIRIEEVPDPVIQHPTDVVLRVVNACICGSDLWAYRGVAQRVAGQRIGHEFLGVVEEVGAEVRGFAKGDLVVAPFVWSDGVCEFCLEGLQTSCPHGGFWGQVGSDGGQGEAVRVPFADGTLVKLPKEAAGDEKLLPGLLALSDVMSTGHHAAVSARVRPGATVAVVGDGAVGLCGVLAANRLGAGRIIALGRHPARTELARRFGATDVVAERGEAAIEAVKELTGGLGAHAVLEAVGTEESMRTAISIARDGGAVGYVGVPHGGSAGVDIGQMFGRNVSLNGGVAPARAYIPELLPDVLSGAIEPGLVFDRTVDLDGVPDGYRAMDDRSALKVRIAF, encoded by the coding sequence ATGCGCGCCACGGTGATCCACGGACCGAGCGACATCCGGATCGAAGAGGTACCGGACCCGGTGATCCAGCACCCGACCGACGTGGTGCTGCGGGTGGTGAACGCCTGCATCTGCGGCAGTGACCTGTGGGCGTACCGCGGGGTGGCCCAGCGGGTGGCCGGACAGCGGATCGGCCACGAGTTCCTGGGTGTGGTCGAGGAGGTCGGCGCCGAGGTCCGCGGCTTCGCGAAGGGCGACCTGGTGGTCGCCCCCTTCGTCTGGTCGGACGGCGTCTGTGAGTTCTGTCTCGAGGGGCTGCAGACGTCCTGCCCGCACGGCGGGTTCTGGGGTCAGGTCGGCTCGGACGGCGGCCAGGGCGAGGCCGTCCGGGTGCCGTTCGCGGACGGGACGCTGGTGAAGCTGCCGAAGGAGGCGGCGGGCGACGAGAAGCTGCTGCCGGGGCTGCTGGCGCTGTCCGACGTGATGTCCACCGGGCACCACGCGGCGGTGTCGGCGCGGGTGCGTCCGGGCGCGACGGTCGCGGTGGTCGGCGACGGTGCGGTGGGCCTGTGCGGCGTGCTGGCGGCGAACCGGCTGGGCGCTGGCCGGATCATCGCGTTGGGCCGGCACCCCGCCCGGACCGAGCTGGCCCGGCGCTTCGGGGCGACGGACGTGGTGGCCGAGCGCGGCGAGGCCGCGATCGAGGCGGTGAAGGAGCTGACCGGCGGGCTGGGCGCGCACGCGGTGCTCGAGGCGGTCGGCACCGAGGAGTCGATGCGGACGGCGATCTCGATCGCCCGGGACGGCGGCGCGGTCGGTTACGTGGGCGTGCCGCACGGTGGGAGCGCGGGCGTCGACATCGGCCAGATGTTCGGCCGAAACGTTTCGCTCAACGGTGGCGTCGCGCCGGCCCGGGCGTACATTCCCGAGCTGCTGCCGGACGTGCTCTCGGGCGCGATCGAGCCGGGTCTGGTCTTCGACCGGACGGTGGACCTGGACGGCGTGCCGGACGGCTACCGGGCGATGGACGACCGCTCCGCGCTGAAGGTCCGGATCGCTTTCTGA
- a CDS encoding DEDDh family exonuclease yields the protein MQPIQPETYGVPRTAPVPAQRSAAPAEGFAVVDVETTGLGRSDRVISAGVYQLDHDGEVTDHWYTLVNPERDPGPVWIHGLTAELLSGAPTFPEVADEFAARLANRVLVAHNALFDWNMISREFSRAGRRAPVEQRLCTMVLSRDLRLPLPNGKLSSLAAHFGVQQRQAHNALDDARVLAEAFRPSLRLARQAGLPLPLQNCVAVTDLGEDEPVASGRGNWTGSQYRQAKKRPPCPYPNPGRWEDGKPLVQGMRVAFTGDTATDREVLEDRAVEAGLHIATSVSRLTSLLVTNEPTSWSGKARKARDVGTPIVTEDAFLQLLREVAPHPGA from the coding sequence ATGCAACCGATCCAGCCCGAGACGTACGGCGTGCCGCGGACCGCTCCGGTCCCCGCCCAGCGCTCCGCCGCCCCCGCCGAGGGCTTCGCGGTCGTCGACGTGGAGACCACCGGTCTCGGCCGCTCCGACCGCGTCATCTCGGCGGGCGTCTACCAGCTGGACCACGACGGCGAGGTCACCGACCACTGGTACACCCTGGTCAACCCCGAGCGGGACCCCGGCCCGGTCTGGATCCACGGCCTCACCGCCGAGTTGCTCTCCGGCGCGCCGACCTTCCCCGAGGTCGCCGACGAGTTCGCCGCGCGCCTGGCGAACCGCGTGCTGGTCGCGCACAACGCGCTCTTCGACTGGAACATGATCTCCCGCGAGTTCTCCCGGGCCGGCCGGCGCGCCCCGGTCGAACAGCGGCTGTGCACCATGGTGCTCTCCCGCGACCTGCGCCTGCCGCTGCCCAACGGCAAACTCTCCTCGCTCGCCGCCCACTTCGGCGTCCAGCAGCGCCAGGCCCACAACGCCCTGGACGACGCCCGGGTGCTCGCCGAGGCCTTCCGCCCCAGCCTGCGCCTGGCCCGCCAGGCCGGCCTCCCGCTGCCGCTGCAGAACTGCGTCGCCGTCACCGACCTCGGCGAGGACGAGCCCGTCGCCTCCGGCCGCGGCAACTGGACCGGCTCCCAGTACCGCCAGGCCAAGAAGCGCCCGCCGTGCCCGTACCCCAACCCGGGGCGCTGGGAGGACGGCAAGCCGCTGGTCCAGGGCATGCGGGTGGCCTTCACCGGCGACACCGCCACCGACCGCGAGGTGCTGGAGGACCGCGCCGTCGAGGCCGGCCTGCACATCGCCACCTCGGTCAGCCGGCTCACCAGCCTGCTGGTGACCAACGAGCCGACCAGCTGGAGCGGCAAGGCCCGCAAGGCCCGCGACGTCGGCACCCCGATCGTCACCGAGGACGCCTTCCTCCAGCTGCTGCGCGAGGTCGCCCCGCACCCCGGTGCGTGA
- a CDS encoding SURF1 family cytochrome oxidase biogenesis protein, producing the protein MYRFLLTRQWLITMLIALLLIPATIKLGFWQLHRHEARVARNELIGKALTASPVAFDTLSPTPGAAVPSDLTWRAVTATGQYDPAHEFVVRKRTDSNGTIGYFVVTPLKLSDGKGAVLVNRGWVPSGDGATEYPPVPAAPTGEVTLTGRLRADETTGSSGGFVRDRAGLPARQFNLINTEQQSKETGTTLLGGYLELTATTPAPADQPQLIPEPNHSDIGPHMAYAIQWWLFTAMIPVGVWVLIRREAKDRAKQAAEPEVELDALPA; encoded by the coding sequence GTGTACCGATTTCTGCTGACCCGCCAGTGGCTGATCACCATGCTGATCGCGCTGCTGCTGATCCCCGCGACGATCAAGCTGGGCTTCTGGCAGCTGCACCGCCACGAGGCGCGGGTGGCCCGGAACGAGCTGATCGGCAAGGCCCTCACGGCATCACCGGTGGCCTTCGACACCCTGTCGCCGACCCCCGGCGCCGCGGTGCCCTCCGACCTCACCTGGCGCGCCGTGACGGCCACCGGGCAGTACGACCCGGCGCACGAGTTCGTGGTCCGCAAGCGGACCGACTCCAACGGGACGATCGGCTACTTCGTCGTCACCCCGCTGAAGCTCTCCGACGGCAAGGGCGCCGTCCTGGTCAACCGCGGCTGGGTCCCCTCCGGCGACGGCGCCACCGAGTACCCGCCCGTCCCGGCCGCCCCGACCGGCGAGGTCACCCTCACCGGCCGGCTGCGCGCCGACGAGACCACCGGCAGCAGCGGCGGCTTCGTCCGGGACCGGGCCGGCCTCCCCGCCCGGCAGTTCAACCTGATCAACACCGAACAGCAGTCCAAGGAGACCGGCACCACCCTCCTCGGCGGCTACCTGGAGCTCACCGCCACCACGCCGGCCCCGGCCGACCAGCCCCAGCTGATCCCCGAGCCCAACCACTCCGACATCGGCCCGCACATGGCCTACGCCATCCAGTGGTGGCTGTTCACCGCGATGATCCCGGTCGGCGTCTGGGTGCTGATCCGCCGCGAGGCCAAGGACCGCGCCAAGCAGGCCGCCGAGCCCGAGGTCGAGCTCGACGCCCTGCCCGCCTGA
- a CDS encoding SDR family oxidoreductase, whose product MDLGLKNKAYIVTGATRGLGLAAARELVADGAHVLVSGRTQEAVDAAVAELETLGTAHGLVADNAAPDTAERLIAEANQRFGRFDGILISVGGPQAGPVETTPESAWRDAFESVFLGALRLARTAAAALPSGGVIGFVLSSSVRQPIPGLGISNGLRPGLAMAAKSLADELGPRGIRVLGLLPARIDTDRVRELDALAPDPEAARAEAGAAIPLRRYGTPEEFGKVAAFLLSPAASYLTGLMVPVDGGALRSL is encoded by the coding sequence ATGGATCTCGGACTGAAGAACAAGGCCTACATCGTCACCGGCGCCACCCGGGGCCTCGGCCTCGCCGCCGCCCGCGAACTCGTCGCCGACGGCGCCCACGTGCTCGTCAGCGGCCGCACCCAGGAGGCCGTGGACGCCGCCGTCGCCGAGCTCGAGACCCTCGGCACCGCCCACGGCCTGGTCGCCGACAACGCCGCCCCGGACACCGCCGAGCGCCTGATCGCCGAGGCGAACCAGCGCTTCGGCCGCTTCGACGGCATCCTGATCAGCGTCGGCGGCCCCCAGGCCGGCCCGGTCGAGACCACCCCCGAGTCCGCCTGGCGCGACGCCTTCGAGTCCGTCTTCCTCGGTGCCCTGCGGCTCGCCCGCACCGCGGCCGCCGCCCTGCCCTCCGGCGGCGTGATCGGCTTCGTGCTCTCCAGCTCGGTCCGCCAGCCGATCCCCGGCCTCGGCATCTCCAACGGCCTGCGCCCCGGCCTCGCCATGGCCGCCAAGTCCCTCGCCGACGAGCTCGGCCCGCGCGGCATCCGGGTGCTGGGGCTGCTCCCCGCCCGGATCGACACCGACCGGGTCCGCGAGCTCGACGCCCTCGCCCCCGACCCCGAGGCCGCCCGCGCCGAGGCCGGCGCCGCCATCCCGCTCCGCCGCTACGGCACCCCCGAGGAGTTCGGCAAGGTCGCCGCGTTCCTGCTCTCCCCCGCCGCCTCCTACCTGACCGGCCTGATGGTCCCCGTCGACGGCGGCGCCCTGCGCTCCCTCTGA
- a CDS encoding alkaline shock response membrane anchor protein AmaP: MRRRTVVNRVLLGLVGAVLLGVGALVLAGGLDLYRRLGVDPPGWWPLTSPDQPVVSARSRVRWVGSSWWWPTVIGGLSVLVVGTAWWLVAQLRRTALPGIDVPTPGVGGLRLRVSARALEEALEHGTAVLPEVERARVQLVRAPRHPRLRGAVRLTPGGDPVGLVEHFEDGPRADALRSLGLAELPADLRIRVLQQAPAARRRSARRRGRRGRRQLE, encoded by the coding sequence GTGAGGCGGCGGACGGTCGTCAACCGGGTGCTGCTGGGGCTGGTGGGGGCGGTGCTGTTGGGGGTCGGGGCGCTGGTGCTGGCGGGCGGGCTGGACCTGTACCGGCGCCTCGGCGTCGACCCGCCGGGCTGGTGGCCGCTGACCTCGCCGGACCAACCGGTGGTCAGCGCGCGCTCCCGGGTTCGGTGGGTGGGGTCCTCCTGGTGGTGGCCGACGGTGATCGGCGGGCTGTCGGTGCTGGTGGTGGGGACGGCGTGGTGGCTGGTCGCGCAGCTGCGGCGGACCGCGCTGCCCGGGATCGACGTGCCGACGCCGGGGGTGGGCGGGCTTCGGCTGCGGGTGAGCGCCCGGGCGCTGGAGGAGGCGCTGGAGCACGGCACGGCGGTGCTGCCGGAGGTCGAGCGGGCGCGGGTCCAGCTGGTGCGGGCGCCCCGGCACCCCCGGCTGCGCGGGGCCGTACGGCTGACGCCGGGCGGGGACCCGGTGGGGCTGGTGGAGCACTTCGAGGACGGGCCCCGGGCGGACGCCCTCCGGAGCCTGGGACTGGCGGAGCTGCCGGCGGACCTGCGGATCCGGGTGCTGCAGCAGGCCCCCGCCGCTCGGCGCCGGTCCGCTCGGCGCCGGGGCCGGCGGGGGCGCCGGCAGCTGGAGTAG
- a CDS encoding DUF6286 domain-containing protein: MSRAPEVGPVRSASRLRAGRAVAAALVATVVLVVAGALLYDVVAVRLGQPARRWRAQIAEELATRHLDDLWVLVGAGVATLLGGWLLWLAIVPGLRRWLVLRPYGGTAAAIERAGIGHLLTDRAAGLTGIDHLRIRVGRRRVRVSVSGPVDPAVVQRQLREELGRVGLAQPLRLDVRSWRGPAGGPAGGPAGGVTDGTPDQPPDQPPDRAGEAAG; this comes from the coding sequence GTGAGCCGGGCCCCGGAGGTCGGCCCGGTGCGGTCGGCGTCCCGGTTGCGGGCGGGGCGGGCGGTGGCGGCGGCGCTGGTCGCCACGGTGGTGCTGGTGGTGGCGGGGGCGCTGCTGTACGACGTGGTCGCGGTTCGGCTCGGGCAGCCGGCCCGGCGGTGGCGGGCGCAGATCGCCGAGGAACTGGCCACGCGTCATCTGGACGATCTGTGGGTGCTGGTGGGGGCCGGGGTCGCGACCCTGCTGGGCGGCTGGCTGCTGTGGCTGGCGATCGTGCCCGGGCTGCGGCGGTGGCTGGTGCTGCGGCCGTACGGGGGGACGGCCGCGGCGATCGAGCGGGCCGGGATCGGGCACCTGCTGACGGACCGGGCGGCCGGGCTGACCGGCATCGACCACCTGCGGATCAGGGTCGGGCGGCGGCGGGTGCGGGTGTCGGTGAGCGGGCCGGTGGATCCGGCGGTGGTGCAACGGCAGCTGCGGGAGGAGTTGGGGAGGGTGGGGCTGGCGCAGCCGTTGCGGCTGGATGTGCGGTCCTGGCGCGGGCCGGCCGGTGGGCCGGCCGGTGGGCCGGCCGGTGGGGTGACCGACGGGACGCCCGACCAGCCTCCCGACCAGCCGCCCGACCGGGCGGGGGAGGCGGCGGGGTGA
- a CDS encoding Asp23/Gls24 family envelope stress response protein, which produces MRPMPDTPTPATVHKNPGAAPTPGPPAGARPAPPAGTGAGTSTGGDGGRSASERGRTALAVGVVEKIAGMAAREVSGIHALGSGLARTFGAMRDRVPGGRSSIGRGIKAEVGEKQTAIDIALVVEYGVVIPELARQVRENIIEAVERMTGLEVVEVNIAVNDVHLPDEPEFEEEEPVTAPGQRPKLK; this is translated from the coding sequence ATGCGCCCCATGCCTGACACTCCGACGCCCGCGACCGTGCACAAGAACCCCGGTGCTGCGCCGACGCCCGGTCCGCCCGCCGGCGCCAGGCCCGCGCCCCCGGCGGGTACGGGCGCGGGTACGAGTACGGGAGGGGACGGCGGGCGGTCGGCCAGTGAGCGCGGCCGTACGGCGCTGGCCGTCGGGGTGGTGGAGAAGATCGCCGGGATGGCCGCCCGGGAGGTTTCCGGCATCCACGCGCTGGGCTCCGGCCTGGCCCGTACCTTCGGCGCGATGCGGGACCGGGTGCCCGGCGGGCGGTCCAGCATCGGGCGCGGGATCAAGGCCGAGGTCGGCGAGAAGCAGACCGCGATCGACATCGCCCTGGTGGTGGAGTACGGCGTGGTGATTCCCGAACTCGCCCGCCAGGTGCGGGAGAACATCATCGAGGCGGTCGAGCGGATGACGGGCCTGGAGGTCGTCGAGGTCAACATCGCGGTCAACGACGTCCACCTCCCGGACGAACCGGAGTTCGAGGAGGAGGAGCCGGTGACGGCGCCCGGGCAGCGACCCAAGCTCAAGTAG
- a CDS encoding enoyl-CoA hydratase/isomerase family protein codes for MTAPATDPQAPSWERDGVRLEIDGELAVVTLCQPKRRNAQSPALWRALAAAGRELPGSVRVVLLRAEGVSFSAGLDRAMFTPEGIPGEPTFLQLAGSADQELDDAIASYQEAFTWWRRADLVSIAVVQGHAVGAGFQLALGCDLRVVADDVQFAMKETSLGLVPDLAGTKPLVELVGYARALEICATGRWVGAEEAAAIGLANLAVPGAELDSAARDLAAALLAAPRGAVIETKALLQGASGRSYDEQRSAERAAQARRLRELAGIGD; via the coding sequence ATGACCGCCCCCGCCACCGACCCGCAGGCCCCGAGCTGGGAGCGGGACGGCGTCCGCCTGGAGATCGACGGCGAACTCGCCGTCGTCACCCTCTGTCAGCCCAAGCGGCGCAACGCCCAGTCGCCCGCGCTCTGGCGCGCCCTCGCCGCGGCCGGGCGCGAACTGCCCGGCAGCGTGCGGGTGGTGCTGCTGCGCGCCGAGGGCGTCTCCTTCTCGGCCGGGCTGGACCGGGCCATGTTCACCCCCGAGGGGATCCCCGGCGAACCCACCTTCCTGCAGCTGGCCGGCTCCGCGGACCAGGAGCTGGACGACGCCATCGCCTCCTACCAGGAGGCCTTCACCTGGTGGCGCCGCGCCGACCTGGTCTCCATCGCCGTCGTCCAGGGGCACGCCGTGGGGGCGGGCTTCCAGCTCGCGCTCGGCTGTGACCTGCGGGTGGTCGCCGACGACGTCCAGTTCGCGATGAAGGAGACCTCGCTCGGGCTCGTCCCCGACCTGGCCGGCACCAAGCCGCTGGTCGAACTCGTCGGCTACGCCCGGGCGCTGGAGATCTGCGCGACCGGCCGCTGGGTCGGCGCGGAGGAGGCCGCCGCGATCGGGCTGGCCAACCTGGCCGTCCCCGGCGCCGAGCTGGACTCCGCCGCCCGGGACCTCGCCGCCGCCCTGCTGGCCGCTCCGCGCGGGGCCGTGATCGAGACCAAGGCGCTGCTGCAGGGCGCCTCCGGACGGTCCTACGACGAGCAGCGTTCGGCCGAACGGGCGGCCCAGGCGCGGCGGCTGCGGGAGCTCGCCGGAATCGGCGACTGA
- a CDS encoding helix-turn-helix domain-containing protein → MAETLKKGSRVTGAAREKLAADLKKKYDSGASIRALAEETGRSYGFVHRMLSESGVILRGRGGATRGKNKATAGAGS, encoded by the coding sequence GTGGCCGAGACTCTGAAAAAGGGCAGCCGGGTGACCGGTGCCGCGCGTGAGAAGCTCGCGGCCGATCTCAAGAAGAAGTACGACTCCGGGGCGAGCATTCGCGCTCTCGCGGAGGAGACCGGTCGTTCGTACGGCTTCGTGCACCGGATGCTGAGCGAGTCCGGAGTGATCCTCCGGGGCCGCGGTGGTGCCACGCGGGGCAAGAACAAGGCGACTGCCGGGGCCGGTTCCTGA